A DNA window from Tachysurus vachellii isolate PV-2020 chromosome 20, HZAU_Pvac_v1, whole genome shotgun sequence contains the following coding sequences:
- the supt20 gene encoding transcription factor SPT20 homolog isoform X3 gives MQQDLEYALDRAEYIVESARQRPARRRVSSSVRKSLYQKLHELYMEECEKEPELKNFRRNVNLLEKLVSQESLSCLVVNLYPGNEGYSLMLRGKNGSDSETIRLPYEEAELLDYLDAEELPPILVDLLEKSQVNIFHCGCVITEVRDYRQSGNTKMPSYQSHHVLLRPTMQTLICDVHSMTSDHHKWTQDDKLQLESQLILATAEPLCLDPSITVTCTANRLLYNKQKMNTCSMKRHFKRYSRAALNRQQELANLPVPPQLRLLDYLHKRKERKPPPVVDLKISKAGNCVDMWKQNGCHLTTPAEIDVEKYAVVEKSIKLEDSQPPQVWPAQDMKDDYIFECEVGGQPQRTKVTIFQSMGDPLVYGKIYSSNEPKVDEDVSDPHLIHPPFLLGSKVDADRFLSQYKDVYETDLKCEVKILHSSSNVGAQSQLSPPREAEVDGFSSLVQSSVLGKGVKHKPSPIKLPSGSSTSSSGNPYSTQAPSGHLKCPTPPPSKGQSLSRKHSIELGQVGLLSPSALSPMQRSGTPKPSTPTPTNTPCSTPHPVDIQGATPSVTPTPQDSAMPQQQTLLAPFSQQQMALPVMTIPLPTSISTGTTSSQVMTNTAGLNFINVVGSVCSPQTLMAGSNPMLGCSPGINLSSILPSGSLMPSALPTMQPAASAGAPFGLNNTQSLRPLNLLQIPATPLIFNPLQQQQISQFSPQQQSSQSATSSPQQQNDSTEQGLTAEQGLAAQQTAVINLTGMGGFMPSQTVTILATPNAAANGYGSGGGASGSTATPTFRQPTKK, from the exons ATG CAACAAGACCTAGAATATGCATTGGATCGGGCTGAG tacATTGTTGAAAGTGCTCGTCAGCGACCAGCTAGAAGGAGGGTGTCTTCCAGTGTGAGAAAATCCTTGTATCAGAAACTTCATGAATTGTACATGGAAGAGTGTGAAAAAGAGCCTGAGTTAAAG AACTTTAGAAGAAATGTGAATCTACTAGAGAAGTTGGTCTCGCAGGAATCACTGTCTTGCCTGGTGGTCAATCTGTACCCTGGAAATGAAGGATACTCTCTCATGCTCAGAGGCAAAAATGGATCTG ATTCAGAGACCATTCGGCTTCCATATGAAGAAGCAGAGTTACTGGACTACTTGGATGCTGAGGAGCTGCCACCTATTCTAGTGGATCTTTTAGAAAAATCACAA GTCAACATATTCCACTGTGGCTGTGTCATCACAGAGGTTCGAGATTACAGACAGTCAGGTAACACCAAGATGCCATCTTACCAGAGCCACCATGTACTGCTGAGACCCACTATGCAG ACCCTGATCTGTGATGTCCATTCCATGACAAGCGATCACCACAAGTGGACGCag gATGATAAACTGCAGCTGGAGAGTCAGTTGATCCTGGCCACAGCAGAGCCTCTGTGCCTGGACCCTTCAATCACTGTCACCTGCACTGCCAACCGGCTACTATACAATAAACAGAAGATGAACACATGCTCTATGAAACG acattttaaaaggtacTCGCGAGCAGCGCTGAATCGGCAGCAGGAACTGGCTAATCTCCCCGTGCCTCCTCAGCTTCGCCTGCTGGACTACCTGCACAAGAGGAAGGAGAGGAAACCACCGCCTGTTGTAGATCTTAAAATTTCCAAGGCTGGGAAT TGTGTAGACATGTGGAAACAAAATGGCTGCCATCTAACTACTCCAGCAGAGATTGAT GTGGAAAAGTATGCGGTAGTTGAGAAATCAATCAAACTAGAGGATTCTCAGCCACCACAAGTTTGGCCTGCACAG GACATGAAGGATGACTACATTTTTGAGTGTGAAGTCGGTGGCCAGCCTCAGAGGACAAAGGTCACAATCTTTCAGTCTATGGGTGACCCGTTGGTATATGGAAAAATCTACAGCAGCAATGAACCAAAAGTAGATGAAGATGTGTCTGACCCGCACCTCATTCACCCACC ATTTCTTTTAGGTTCAAAGGTAGATGCTGATCG GTTTTTGTCTCAGTACAAGGATGTTTATGAGACAGATTTAAAGTGTGAGGTGAAGATATTGCACAGCTCTAGTAACGTAGGAGCCCAAAGCCAGCTCTCTCCACCAAGGGAGGCAGAG GTGGATGGGTTCTCATCGTTGGTCCAGTCATCAGTGTTGGGAAAGGGAGTTAAGCACAAACCTTCCCCGATCAAACTGCCCTCTGGTTCCTCCACCAGCTCCTCAG GTAATCCTTACAGTACACAAGCACCCAGTGGTCATCTGAAATGTCCAACTCCTCCCCCCAGTAAAGGTCAATCTCTGTCGCGGAAGCACTCCATTGAACTGGGCCAGGTTGGCCTGCTGTCTCCTTCTGCCCTCTCTCCCATGCAAA GATCCGGAACACCCAAGCCATCTACACCTACGCCAACCAATACCCCATGTTCAACACCTCACCCAGTGGACATTCAGGGTGCCACACCCTCAGTGACACCCACCCCCCAGGACTCAGCTATGCCCCAGCAGCAAACACTGCTTGCTCCATTCTCACAACAACAAATGGCACTGCCTGTTATGACCATCCCTCTTCCCACCTCCATCAGCACAGGCACGACTTCCTCGCAGGTCATGACCAACACTGCTGGCCTCAACTTTATCAACGTGGTTGGCTCTGTCTG CAGTCCTCAGACTCTGATGGCTGGCTCTAATCCCATGCTGGGTTGTAGTCCTGGAATAAACCTGAGTAGCATTTTGCCTTCAGGAAGCCTGATGCCCAGTGCACTTCCTACAATGCAGCCTGCAGCGTCTGCAG GTGCACCTTTTGGTCTGAACAACACCCAAAGCTTGAGGCCACTCAATCTTCTTCAG ATCCCTGCTACCCCATTGATCTTTAACCCTTTACAGCAACAGCAGATCTCTCAATTCTCTCCCCAACAGCAGAGCAGTCAGTCTGCTACTTCCAGTCCCCAGCAGCAGAACGATTCT ACTGAACAGGGTCTGACTGCTGAGCAGGGCCTAGCAGCACAACAGACCGCTGTCATCAACCTCACTGGAATGGGGGGATTTATGCCTTCGCAGACAG TTACAATTCTTGCAACACCAAATGCAGCAGCAAATGGCTATGGCAGCGGGGGCGGGGCCTCAGGCAGCACTGCCACGCCAACATTCCGCCAACCAACCAAGAAGTAA
- the supt20 gene encoding transcription factor SPT20 homolog isoform X1 has protein sequence MQQDLEYALDRAEYIVESARQRPARRRVSSSVRKSLYQKLHELYMEECEKEPELKNFRRNVNLLEKLVSQESLSCLVVNLYPGNEGYSLMLRGKNGSDSETIRLPYEEAELLDYLDAEELPPILVDLLEKSQVNIFHCGCVITEVRDYRQSGNTKMPSYQSHHVLLRPTMQTLICDVHSMTSDHHKWTQDDKLQLESQLILATAEPLCLDPSITVTCTANRLLYNKQKMNTCSMKRHFKRYSRAALNRQQELANLPVPPQLRLLDYLHKRKERKPPPVVDLKISKAGNCVDMWKQNGCHLTTPAEIDVEKYAVVEKSIKLEDSQPPQVWPAQDMKDDYIFECEVGGQPQRTKVTIFQSMGDPLVYGKIYSSNEPKVDEDVSDPHLIHPPFLLGSKVDADRFLSQYKDVYETDLKCEVKILHSSSNVGAQSQLSPPREAEVDGFSSLVQSSVLGKGVKHKPSPIKLPSGSSTSSSGNPYSTQAPSGHLKCPTPPPSKGQSLSRKHSIELGQVGLLSPSALSPMQRSGTPKPSTPTPTNTPCSTPHPVDIQGATPSVTPTPQDSAMPQQQTLLAPFSQQQMALPVMTIPLPTSISTGTTSSQVMTNTAGLNFINVVGSVCSPQTLMAGSNPMLGCSPGINLSSILPSGSLMPSALPTMQPAASAGAPFGLNNTQSLRPLNLLQIPATPLIFNPLQQQQISQFSPQQQSSQSATSSPQQQNDSTEQGLTAEQGLAAQQTAVINLTGMGGFMPSQTVLSQLGCGLEGSGSSLPSPRLQQQHQPQIQLQFLQHQMQQQMAMAAGAGPQAALPRQHSANQPRSKRKRSMPQPLPKS, from the exons ATG CAACAAGACCTAGAATATGCATTGGATCGGGCTGAG tacATTGTTGAAAGTGCTCGTCAGCGACCAGCTAGAAGGAGGGTGTCTTCCAGTGTGAGAAAATCCTTGTATCAGAAACTTCATGAATTGTACATGGAAGAGTGTGAAAAAGAGCCTGAGTTAAAG AACTTTAGAAGAAATGTGAATCTACTAGAGAAGTTGGTCTCGCAGGAATCACTGTCTTGCCTGGTGGTCAATCTGTACCCTGGAAATGAAGGATACTCTCTCATGCTCAGAGGCAAAAATGGATCTG ATTCAGAGACCATTCGGCTTCCATATGAAGAAGCAGAGTTACTGGACTACTTGGATGCTGAGGAGCTGCCACCTATTCTAGTGGATCTTTTAGAAAAATCACAA GTCAACATATTCCACTGTGGCTGTGTCATCACAGAGGTTCGAGATTACAGACAGTCAGGTAACACCAAGATGCCATCTTACCAGAGCCACCATGTACTGCTGAGACCCACTATGCAG ACCCTGATCTGTGATGTCCATTCCATGACAAGCGATCACCACAAGTGGACGCag gATGATAAACTGCAGCTGGAGAGTCAGTTGATCCTGGCCACAGCAGAGCCTCTGTGCCTGGACCCTTCAATCACTGTCACCTGCACTGCCAACCGGCTACTATACAATAAACAGAAGATGAACACATGCTCTATGAAACG acattttaaaaggtacTCGCGAGCAGCGCTGAATCGGCAGCAGGAACTGGCTAATCTCCCCGTGCCTCCTCAGCTTCGCCTGCTGGACTACCTGCACAAGAGGAAGGAGAGGAAACCACCGCCTGTTGTAGATCTTAAAATTTCCAAGGCTGGGAAT TGTGTAGACATGTGGAAACAAAATGGCTGCCATCTAACTACTCCAGCAGAGATTGAT GTGGAAAAGTATGCGGTAGTTGAGAAATCAATCAAACTAGAGGATTCTCAGCCACCACAAGTTTGGCCTGCACAG GACATGAAGGATGACTACATTTTTGAGTGTGAAGTCGGTGGCCAGCCTCAGAGGACAAAGGTCACAATCTTTCAGTCTATGGGTGACCCGTTGGTATATGGAAAAATCTACAGCAGCAATGAACCAAAAGTAGATGAAGATGTGTCTGACCCGCACCTCATTCACCCACC ATTTCTTTTAGGTTCAAAGGTAGATGCTGATCG GTTTTTGTCTCAGTACAAGGATGTTTATGAGACAGATTTAAAGTGTGAGGTGAAGATATTGCACAGCTCTAGTAACGTAGGAGCCCAAAGCCAGCTCTCTCCACCAAGGGAGGCAGAG GTGGATGGGTTCTCATCGTTGGTCCAGTCATCAGTGTTGGGAAAGGGAGTTAAGCACAAACCTTCCCCGATCAAACTGCCCTCTGGTTCCTCCACCAGCTCCTCAG GTAATCCTTACAGTACACAAGCACCCAGTGGTCATCTGAAATGTCCAACTCCTCCCCCCAGTAAAGGTCAATCTCTGTCGCGGAAGCACTCCATTGAACTGGGCCAGGTTGGCCTGCTGTCTCCTTCTGCCCTCTCTCCCATGCAAA GATCCGGAACACCCAAGCCATCTACACCTACGCCAACCAATACCCCATGTTCAACACCTCACCCAGTGGACATTCAGGGTGCCACACCCTCAGTGACACCCACCCCCCAGGACTCAGCTATGCCCCAGCAGCAAACACTGCTTGCTCCATTCTCACAACAACAAATGGCACTGCCTGTTATGACCATCCCTCTTCCCACCTCCATCAGCACAGGCACGACTTCCTCGCAGGTCATGACCAACACTGCTGGCCTCAACTTTATCAACGTGGTTGGCTCTGTCTG CAGTCCTCAGACTCTGATGGCTGGCTCTAATCCCATGCTGGGTTGTAGTCCTGGAATAAACCTGAGTAGCATTTTGCCTTCAGGAAGCCTGATGCCCAGTGCACTTCCTACAATGCAGCCTGCAGCGTCTGCAG GTGCACCTTTTGGTCTGAACAACACCCAAAGCTTGAGGCCACTCAATCTTCTTCAG ATCCCTGCTACCCCATTGATCTTTAACCCTTTACAGCAACAGCAGATCTCTCAATTCTCTCCCCAACAGCAGAGCAGTCAGTCTGCTACTTCCAGTCCCCAGCAGCAGAACGATTCT ACTGAACAGGGTCTGACTGCTGAGCAGGGCCTAGCAGCACAACAGACCGCTGTCATCAACCTCACTGGAATGGGGGGATTTATGCCTTCGCAGACAG TTCTTTCCCAGCTGGGTTGTGGTCTGGAGGGCTCTGGGTCCAGCCTGCCGTCCCCGAGGCTCCAGCAGCAGCACCAGCCACAGATCCAA TTACAATTCTTGCAACACCAAATGCAGCAGCAAATGGCTATGGCAGCGGGGGCGGGGCCTCAGGCAGCACTGCCACGCCAACATTCCGCCAACCAACCAAGAAGTAAGAGGAAGCGCAGCATGCCCCAACCCCTCCCCAAATCATGA
- the supt20 gene encoding transcription factor SPT20 homolog isoform X2: MQQDLEYALDRAEYIVESARQRPARRRVSSSVRKSLYQKLHELYMEECEKEPELKNFRRNVNLLEKLVSQESLSCLVVNLYPGNEGYSLMLRGKNGSDSETIRLPYEEAELLDYLDAEELPPILVDLLEKSQVNIFHCGCVITEVRDYRQSGNTKMPSYQSHHVLLRPTMQTLICDVHSMTSDHHKWTQDDKLQLESQLILATAEPLCLDPSITVTCTANRLLYNKQKMNTCSMKRHFKRYSRAALNRQQELANLPVPPQLRLLDYLHKRKERKPPPVVDLKISKAGNCVDMWKQNGCHLTTPAEIDVEKYAVVEKSIKLEDSQPPQVWPAQDMKDDYIFECEVGGQPQRTKVTIFQSMGDPLVYGKIYSSNEPKVDEDVSDPHLIHPPFLLGSKVDADRFLSQYKDVYETDLKCEVKILHSSSNVGAQSQLSPPREAEVDGFSSLVQSSVLGKGVKHKPSPIKLPSGSSTSSSGNPYSTQAPSGHLKCPTPPPSKGQSLSRKHSIELGQVGLLSPSALSPMQRSGTPKPSTPTPTNTPCSTPHPVDIQGATPSVTPTPQDSAMPQQQTLLAPFSQQQMALPVMTIPLPTSISTGTTSSQVMTNTAGLNFINVVGSVCPQTLMAGSNPMLGCSPGINLSSILPSGSLMPSALPTMQPAASAGAPFGLNNTQSLRPLNLLQIPATPLIFNPLQQQQISQFSPQQQSSQSATSSPQQQNDSTEQGLTAEQGLAAQQTAVINLTGMGGFMPSQTVLSQLGCGLEGSGSSLPSPRLQQQHQPQIQLQFLQHQMQQQMAMAAGAGPQAALPRQHSANQPRSKRKRSMPQPLPKS; this comes from the exons ATG CAACAAGACCTAGAATATGCATTGGATCGGGCTGAG tacATTGTTGAAAGTGCTCGTCAGCGACCAGCTAGAAGGAGGGTGTCTTCCAGTGTGAGAAAATCCTTGTATCAGAAACTTCATGAATTGTACATGGAAGAGTGTGAAAAAGAGCCTGAGTTAAAG AACTTTAGAAGAAATGTGAATCTACTAGAGAAGTTGGTCTCGCAGGAATCACTGTCTTGCCTGGTGGTCAATCTGTACCCTGGAAATGAAGGATACTCTCTCATGCTCAGAGGCAAAAATGGATCTG ATTCAGAGACCATTCGGCTTCCATATGAAGAAGCAGAGTTACTGGACTACTTGGATGCTGAGGAGCTGCCACCTATTCTAGTGGATCTTTTAGAAAAATCACAA GTCAACATATTCCACTGTGGCTGTGTCATCACAGAGGTTCGAGATTACAGACAGTCAGGTAACACCAAGATGCCATCTTACCAGAGCCACCATGTACTGCTGAGACCCACTATGCAG ACCCTGATCTGTGATGTCCATTCCATGACAAGCGATCACCACAAGTGGACGCag gATGATAAACTGCAGCTGGAGAGTCAGTTGATCCTGGCCACAGCAGAGCCTCTGTGCCTGGACCCTTCAATCACTGTCACCTGCACTGCCAACCGGCTACTATACAATAAACAGAAGATGAACACATGCTCTATGAAACG acattttaaaaggtacTCGCGAGCAGCGCTGAATCGGCAGCAGGAACTGGCTAATCTCCCCGTGCCTCCTCAGCTTCGCCTGCTGGACTACCTGCACAAGAGGAAGGAGAGGAAACCACCGCCTGTTGTAGATCTTAAAATTTCCAAGGCTGGGAAT TGTGTAGACATGTGGAAACAAAATGGCTGCCATCTAACTACTCCAGCAGAGATTGAT GTGGAAAAGTATGCGGTAGTTGAGAAATCAATCAAACTAGAGGATTCTCAGCCACCACAAGTTTGGCCTGCACAG GACATGAAGGATGACTACATTTTTGAGTGTGAAGTCGGTGGCCAGCCTCAGAGGACAAAGGTCACAATCTTTCAGTCTATGGGTGACCCGTTGGTATATGGAAAAATCTACAGCAGCAATGAACCAAAAGTAGATGAAGATGTGTCTGACCCGCACCTCATTCACCCACC ATTTCTTTTAGGTTCAAAGGTAGATGCTGATCG GTTTTTGTCTCAGTACAAGGATGTTTATGAGACAGATTTAAAGTGTGAGGTGAAGATATTGCACAGCTCTAGTAACGTAGGAGCCCAAAGCCAGCTCTCTCCACCAAGGGAGGCAGAG GTGGATGGGTTCTCATCGTTGGTCCAGTCATCAGTGTTGGGAAAGGGAGTTAAGCACAAACCTTCCCCGATCAAACTGCCCTCTGGTTCCTCCACCAGCTCCTCAG GTAATCCTTACAGTACACAAGCACCCAGTGGTCATCTGAAATGTCCAACTCCTCCCCCCAGTAAAGGTCAATCTCTGTCGCGGAAGCACTCCATTGAACTGGGCCAGGTTGGCCTGCTGTCTCCTTCTGCCCTCTCTCCCATGCAAA GATCCGGAACACCCAAGCCATCTACACCTACGCCAACCAATACCCCATGTTCAACACCTCACCCAGTGGACATTCAGGGTGCCACACCCTCAGTGACACCCACCCCCCAGGACTCAGCTATGCCCCAGCAGCAAACACTGCTTGCTCCATTCTCACAACAACAAATGGCACTGCCTGTTATGACCATCCCTCTTCCCACCTCCATCAGCACAGGCACGACTTCCTCGCAGGTCATGACCAACACTGCTGGCCTCAACTTTATCAACGTGGTTGGCTCTGTCTG TCCTCAGACTCTGATGGCTGGCTCTAATCCCATGCTGGGTTGTAGTCCTGGAATAAACCTGAGTAGCATTTTGCCTTCAGGAAGCCTGATGCCCAGTGCACTTCCTACAATGCAGCCTGCAGCGTCTGCAG GTGCACCTTTTGGTCTGAACAACACCCAAAGCTTGAGGCCACTCAATCTTCTTCAG ATCCCTGCTACCCCATTGATCTTTAACCCTTTACAGCAACAGCAGATCTCTCAATTCTCTCCCCAACAGCAGAGCAGTCAGTCTGCTACTTCCAGTCCCCAGCAGCAGAACGATTCT ACTGAACAGGGTCTGACTGCTGAGCAGGGCCTAGCAGCACAACAGACCGCTGTCATCAACCTCACTGGAATGGGGGGATTTATGCCTTCGCAGACAG TTCTTTCCCAGCTGGGTTGTGGTCTGGAGGGCTCTGGGTCCAGCCTGCCGTCCCCGAGGCTCCAGCAGCAGCACCAGCCACAGATCCAA TTACAATTCTTGCAACACCAAATGCAGCAGCAAATGGCTATGGCAGCGGGGGCGGGGCCTCAGGCAGCACTGCCACGCCAACATTCCGCCAACCAACCAAGAAGTAAGAGGAAGCGCAGCATGCCCCAACCCCTCCCCAAATCATGA
- the c20h21orf91 gene encoding protein EURL homolog — MVEEEQFVNIDLNDDNICTICKLDTDTGTLSFCHVCFELSIEGVPTASLLHSTSLRGHRDCFEKYHLIANQKVSHAKASRSTYEGVKRALSQQLRRIVQYAQNRDSGSKHQLLFHTQQGDRNLMPQSCAQVPRYAPRWVEGTCSGKSEDLELVQDSGQLWGNGQKHTLQGGGADQRERHLFSQEKLVKMTVEELHQLKSQLLLQIQEVFENLSVAVQEKDSLTSQLHVRHIAIEQLFKNCGKLPWLQIGRAGVKTNNASVE, encoded by the exons ATGGTGGAAGAGGAGCAATTTGTGAATATAGACTTGAATGATGACAACATCTGTACCATCTGTAAGCTGGACACAGACACTGGAACGCTGTCCTTCTGTCACGTCTGCTTCGAGCTGAGCATTGAGG GTGTGCCCACTGCCTCTCTGCTGCACTCCACATCTTTGCGTGGGCACAGGGACTGCTTTGAGAAGTACCATCTCATTGCCAACCAGAAGGTCTCACATGCCAAGGCCTCACGCAGTACCTATGAGGGTGTCAAGCGGGCACTCAGCCAGCAGCTCAGACGCATTGTGCAGTATGCCCAGAACAGAGACTCTGGCTCCAAGCACCAGCTcctgtttcacacacagcagggtGACAGGAACTTGATGCCCCAGTCATGTGCCCAGGTCCCTCGATATGCCCCTCGCTGGGTGGAGGGTACGTGTTCAGGTAAATCAGAGGATCTGGAACTCGTGCAGGACTCTGGGCAGCTCTGGGGCAATGGTCAAAAGCACACATTGCAGGGAGGAGGAGCAGATCAGCGGGAGAGACATTTATTCAGCCAAGAGAAAT TGGTGAAAATGACTGTGGAAGAGCTTCATCAGCTGAAGTCCCAGCTGCTGCTTCAGATTCAAG aggtgTTTGAAAATCTTTCAGTAGCTGTGCAGGAGAAGGACTCATTGACATCCCAGCTCCATGTCCGCCACATTGCCATTGAGCAGCTCTTTAAGAACTGCGGCAAACTCCCATGGCTTCAGATTGGTCGTGCAGGGGTCAAAACCAACAATGCCTCAGTGGAGTGA